A genomic stretch from Lathyrus oleraceus cultivar Zhongwan6 chromosome 2, CAAS_Psat_ZW6_1.0, whole genome shotgun sequence includes:
- the LOC127123891 gene encoding uncharacterized protein LOC127123891 — MMNRHLRELSMSFGNQICPEKSPDLRRTKTDTESNFSTVLQLIKSEGERQKEDNSRKETELEGLVEDIIYNQYQSLDESYGRLTRVYMKGAHHRIKRASSLSCSSLDSEYFSSVVNTVEALETQKSTETNELEANEVTQIRAKNAELEKALSELHAKLKNNEKRAMPKTSDLMALIEEKVKRYRNEASKQKKEFTDKIKVMQQNLESVCNKNTNLESQQENQRENVSQYLIQIKNLEENLAETVSTKQNLLEEKQRFIERITELESQCSKEKDLEEQSRDLESVCNKNTALESQQEDQRENVSQYLIRIKNLEENLAETVSTKQNLLEEKLRFIERITELESQCSKAKDLEEQLRDLESVCNKNTDLESQLENQREKVSQYLIRIKNLEENLAETVSTKQNLLEEKQCFIERITELEFQCSKAKDLEEQLRDLESVCNKNTDLESQLENQREKVSQYLIRIKNLEENLAETVSTKQNLLEEKQCFTERITELESQCSKEKDLEEQLRDLESVCNKNTDLESQLENQREKVSQYLIRIKNLEENLAETVPTKQNLLEEKQCFIERITELESQCSKEKDLEEQLRDLESVCNKNTDLESQLENQREKVSQYLIEIKNMEESLAETVSTKQNLLEEKLRFIERITELESQCSKEKDLEKQLRDLESVCNKNTDLESQLENQREKVSQYLIRIKNLEENLAETVSTKQNLLEEKLRFIERITELESQCSKEKDLEEQLRDLESVCNKNTDLESQLENQRENVSQYLILIKNLEENLAETVSTKQNLLEEKQCFIDRITELESQCSKVKDLEEQLIDLESVCNKNTDLEPQLENQREKVSQYLIRIKNLEENLAETVSTKQNLLEEKQCFIERIMELESQCSKEKDLEEKLIDVEFVCNKNTDLESQLENQREKVSQYLIEIKNMEANLAETVSTKQNLLEEKQHFIERITELESQCSKEKDLEEQLRDAMWEINALHKKKSELKLQNEQSQKEYSEAIKKLTETIDLTHEENKHSKTNKQLMERKMEELAEGVRQKMEDNIRILHRRVHVTELLNNENKDTYKSTKQKHEEESKVFGEKIAEYEDEIRMLREKVLKLEANMSMEGEKMNLMKTVTQLERKTMKLEKKLKEKDCELVSLGESKKEAIRQLCFLADFHRDRCLYLKDSILNMRIKNMK, encoded by the exons ATGATGAACCGCCACTTGAGGGAATTATCTATGTCATTTGGGAATCAAATTTGTCCTGAAAAATCTCCAGACCTCAGAAGAACCAAAACAG ATACCGAAAGCAACTTTTCAACAGTCCTACAGCTAATTAAGAGTGAAGGAGAAAGGCAAAAAGAAGACAACTCGAGGAAAGAGACGGAACTTGAGGGACTAGTTGAGGACATCATCTACAATCAGTATCAGTCACTGGACGAATCGTATGGTCGTCTTACCAGAGTATATATGAAAGGAGCTCATCATAGAATAAAGAGGGCTTCTTCCCTCTCTTGCAGTAGCTTAGACTCCGAGTACTTTTCCTCAGTAGTCAACACTGTTGAAGCTCTCGAGACTCAAAAATCAACAGAAACAAATGAATTAGAAGCAAATGAAGTTACACAGATACGCGCAAAGAATGCTGAGCTTGAAAAAGCACTGTCAGAGTTACATGCGAAACTCAAGAACAATGAGAAACGTGCAATGCCCAAAACTTCAGATTTGATGGCATTAATTGAAGAAAAAGTAAAACGCTATAGAAATGAAGCATCGAAGCAAAAGAAGGAATTTACTGATAAAATTAAAGTCATGCAGCAAAACCTTGAGTCTGTATGCAACAAGAATACCAATTTAGAATCTCAACAAGAAAATCAGAGGGAAAATGTTTCACAATATTTGATTCAGATAAAAAACTTGGAGGAGAATCTGGCTGAAACTGTTTCAACTAAACAAAATCTGCTAGAAGAGAAACAACGTTTCATTGAAAGGATAACTGAATTGGAATCTCAATGCAGCAAAGAAAAGGATTTGGAAGAACAGTCAAGAGACCTCGAGTCTGTATGCAACAAGAATACTGCTTTAGAATCTCAACAAGAAGATCAGAGGGAAAATGTTTCACAATATCTGATTCGGATAAAAAACTTGGAGGAGAATTTGGCTGAAACTGTTTCAACTAAACAAAATCTGCTAGAAGAGAAACTACGTTTCATTGAAAGGATAACGGAATTGGAATCTCAATGCAGCAAAGCAAAGGATTTGGAAGAACAGTTAAGAGACCTTGAGTCTGTATGCAACAAGAATACCGATTTAGAATCTCAACTAGAAAATCAGAGGGAAAAAGTTTCACAATATTTGATTCGGATAAAAAACTTGGAAGAGAATTTGGCTGAAACTGTTTCAACTAAACAAAATCTGCTAGAAGAGAAACAATGTTTCATTGAAAGGATAACGGAATTGGAATTTCAATGCAGCAAAGCAAAGGATTTGGAAGAACAGTTAAGAGACCTTGAGTCTGTATGTAACAAGAATACCGATTTAGAATCTCAACTAGAAAATCAGAGGGAAAAAGTTTCACAATATTTGATTCGGATAAAAAACTTGGAAGAGAATTTGGCTGAAACTGTTTCAACTAAACAAAATCTGCTAGAAGAGAAACAATGTTTCACTGAAAGGATAACGGAATTGGAATCTCAATGCAGCAAAGAAAAGGATTTGGAAGAACAGTTAAGAGACCTTGAGTCTGTATGTAACAAGAATACCGATTTAGAATCTCAACTAGAAAATCAGAGGGAGAAAGTTTCACAATATTTGATTCGGATAAAAAACTTGGAAGAGAATTTGGCTGAAACTGTTCCAACTAAACAAAATCTGCTAGAAGAGAAACAATGTTTCATTGAAAGGATAACGGAATTGGAATCTCAATGCAGCAAAGAAAAGGATTTGGAAGAACAGTTAAGAGACCTTGAGTCTGTATGTAACAAGAATACCGATTTAGAATCTCAACTAGAAAATCAGAGGGAAAAAGTTTCACAATATTTGATTGAGATAAAAAACATGGAGGAGAGTTTGGCTGAAACTGTTTCAACTAAACAAAATCTGCTAGAAGAGAAACTACGTTTCATTGAAAGGATAACGGAATTGGAATCTCAATGCAGCAAAGAAAAGGATTTGGAAAAACAGTTAAGAGACCTTGAGTCTGTATGCAACAAGAATACAGATTTAGAATCTCAACTAGAAAATCAGAGGGAAAAAGTTTCACAATATTTGATTCGGATAAAAAACTTGGAGGAGAATTTGGCTGAAACTGTTTCGACTAAACAAAATCTGCTAGAAGAGAAACTCCGTTTCATTGAAAGGATAACGGAATTGGAATCACAATGCAGCAAAGAAAAGGATTTGGAAGAACAGTTAAGAGACCTTGAATCTGTATGCAACAAGAATACCGATTTAGAATCTCAACTAGAAAATCAGAGGGAAAATGTTTCACAATATTTGATTCTGATAAAAAACTTGGAGGAGAATTTGGCTGAAACTGTTTCAACTAAACAAAATCTGCTAGAAGAGAAACAGTGTTTCATTGACAGGATAACAGAATTAGAATCACAATGCAGCAAAGTAAAGGATTTGGAAGAACAGTTAATAGACCTTGAGTCTGTATGCAACAAGAATACCGATTTAGAACCTCAACTAGAAAATCAGAGGGAAAAAGTTTCACAATATTTGATTCGGATAAAAAACTTGGAGGAGAATTTGGCTGAAACTGTTTCAACTAAACAAAATCTGCTAGAAGAGAAACAATGTTTCATTGAAAGGATAATGGAATTGGAATCTCAATGCAGCAAAGAAAAGGATTTGGAAGAAAAGTTAATAGACGTTGAGTTTGTATGCAACAAGAATACCGATTTAGAATCTCAACTAGAAAATCAGAGGGAAAAAGTTTCACAATATTTGATTGAGATAAAAAACATGGAGGCGAATTTGGCTGAAACTGTTTCAACTAAACAAAATCTGCTAGAAGAGAAACAACATTTCATTGAAAGGATAACGGAATTGGAATCTCAATGCAGCAAAGAAAAGGATTTGGAAGAACAGTTAAGAGATGCAATGTGGGAGATAAATGCTTTGCATAAAAAGAAAAGCGAGTTGAAGTTACAAAATGAGCAAAGTCAAAAGGAATATTCAGAAGCGATAAAGAAGCTAACAGAAACCATTGATCTAACACACGAAGAGAACAAACATTCCAAAACGAATAAACAATTGATGGAAAGAAAAATGGAAGAGTTGGCAGAAGGAGTTCGACAGAAAATGGAAGACAATATACGCATATTGCATCGGAGGGTCCACGTGACAGAACTGCTGAATAACGAAAACAAAGACACTTACAAATCGACAAAGCAAAAGCACGAGGAAGAGAGCAAAGTGTTTGGTGAAAAAATTGCTGAATATGAAGATGAGATTAGGATGCTGAGAGAAAAGGTGTTGAAATTAGAAGCTAATATGAGCATGGAAGGAGAAAAAATGAATTTGATGAAAACAGTGACACAACTTGAAAGGAAAACGATGAAATTGGAAAAGAAACTGAAAGAGAAAGATTGTGAATTGGTTAGCCTTGGGGAGAGTAAGAAGGAAGCAATAAGACAACTTTGTTTTTTGGCCGATTTTCATCGTGATCGTTGTCTCTATCTGAAGGATTCTATCTTAAATATGAGGATAAAGAACATGAAGTGA
- the LOC127120799 gene encoding mitochondrial adenine nucleotide transporter ADNT1 isoform X1 produces the protein MLFISVIDHFVQFHSTFNGVSRFKTSESRVSQYLQISCRRWNRRWSFTNSCGTSREIEDSTVQNPHKVKYTGTVQGLKYIWKTEGFRGMFKGNGTNCARIVPNSAVKFFSYEQASKGILSLYRLQTGNEEAQLTPLLRLGAGACAGIIAMSATYPMDLVRGRLTVQTEASPRQYRGIFNALSTVFREEGARALYKGWLPSVIGVIPYVGLNFSVYESLKDWLIQTKPLGIAQDSELSVTTRLACGAAAGTIGQTVAYPLDVIRRRMQMVGWKGAASVVSGDGKGNLEYTGMVDAFSKTIKYEGFGALYKGLVPNSVKVVPSIAIAFVAYEMVKDFLGVEMRISD, from the exons ATGCTATTTATTTCTGTAATTGATCATTTCGTTCAATTTCATTCCACCTTCAATGGCGTCTCAAGATTCAAAACCTCCGAATCACGCGTTTCTCAGTATCTGCAAATCTCTTGCCGCCGGTGGAATCGCCGGTGGAGT TTCACGAACAGCTGTGGCACCTCTAGAGAGATTGAAGATTCTACT GTTCAAAATCCACACAAGGTAAAATACACTGGAACAGTTCAAGGGTTAAAATATATATGGAAAACGGAGGGTTTTAGGGGAATGTTTAAAGGAAACGGAACCAATTGTGCTCGTATTGTTCCGAATTCAGCAGTCAAGTTCTTTAGTTATGAGCAAGCATCTAA GGGTATTCTAAGTCTCTATCGGTTGCAAACTGGAAATG AAGAAGCTCAACTCACTCCTCTTCTGCGTCTTGGAGCTGGGGCTTGTGCGGGAATTATTGCAATGTCTGCAACTTATCCTATGGACCTGGTGCGAGGTCGCCTAACTGTACAG ACAGAAGCATCTCCTCGTCAATACAGAGGGATTTTTAATGCTCTTTCAACAGTCTTCCGGGAAGAAGGCGCAAGAGCATTGTATAAAGGATGGTTGCCTTCAGTCATAGGAGTT ATACCGTACGTTGGTCTAAATTTTTCTGTATATGAATCTCTGAAAGATTGGTTGATTCAAACAAAACCACTTGGAATAGCACAAGACTCAGAGCTAAGTGTGACCACAAGGCTTGCATGTGGGGCTGCTGCTGGAACTATTGGCCAGACAGTGGCATACCCCCTTGATGTCATTCGCAGAAGAATGCAGATGGTGGGATGGAAAGGCGCTGCTTCCGTTGTCTCTGGTGATGGGAAGGGGAATCTCGAGTATACTGGCATGGTTGATGCATTCAGTAAGACTATAAAGTATGAGGGATTTGGAGCTTTATACAAGGGCTTAGTCCCCAATTCAGTCAAG GTGGTCCCTTCCATTGCCATTGCCTTCGTGGCATACGAGATGGTCAAGGATTTTCTTGGAGTTGAAATGAGAATATCTGATTGA
- the LOC127120799 gene encoding mitochondrial adenine nucleotide transporter ADNT1 isoform X2 produces MASQDSKPPNHAFLSICKSLAAGGIAGGVSRTAVAPLERLKILLQVQNPHKVKYTGTVQGLKYIWKTEGFRGMFKGNGTNCARIVPNSAVKFFSYEQASKGILSLYRLQTGNEEAQLTPLLRLGAGACAGIIAMSATYPMDLVRGRLTVQTEASPRQYRGIFNALSTVFREEGARALYKGWLPSVIGVIPYVGLNFSVYESLKDWLIQTKPLGIAQDSELSVTTRLACGAAAGTIGQTVAYPLDVIRRRMQMVGWKGAASVVSGDGKGNLEYTGMVDAFSKTIKYEGFGALYKGLVPNSVKVVPSIAIAFVAYEMVKDFLGVEMRISD; encoded by the exons ATGGCGTCTCAAGATTCAAAACCTCCGAATCACGCGTTTCTCAGTATCTGCAAATCTCTTGCCGCCGGTGGAATCGCCGGTGGAGT TTCACGAACAGCTGTGGCACCTCTAGAGAGATTGAAGATTCTACTGCAA GTTCAAAATCCACACAAGGTAAAATACACTGGAACAGTTCAAGGGTTAAAATATATATGGAAAACGGAGGGTTTTAGGGGAATGTTTAAAGGAAACGGAACCAATTGTGCTCGTATTGTTCCGAATTCAGCAGTCAAGTTCTTTAGTTATGAGCAAGCATCTAA GGGTATTCTAAGTCTCTATCGGTTGCAAACTGGAAATG AAGAAGCTCAACTCACTCCTCTTCTGCGTCTTGGAGCTGGGGCTTGTGCGGGAATTATTGCAATGTCTGCAACTTATCCTATGGACCTGGTGCGAGGTCGCCTAACTGTACAG ACAGAAGCATCTCCTCGTCAATACAGAGGGATTTTTAATGCTCTTTCAACAGTCTTCCGGGAAGAAGGCGCAAGAGCATTGTATAAAGGATGGTTGCCTTCAGTCATAGGAGTT ATACCGTACGTTGGTCTAAATTTTTCTGTATATGAATCTCTGAAAGATTGGTTGATTCAAACAAAACCACTTGGAATAGCACAAGACTCAGAGCTAAGTGTGACCACAAGGCTTGCATGTGGGGCTGCTGCTGGAACTATTGGCCAGACAGTGGCATACCCCCTTGATGTCATTCGCAGAAGAATGCAGATGGTGGGATGGAAAGGCGCTGCTTCCGTTGTCTCTGGTGATGGGAAGGGGAATCTCGAGTATACTGGCATGGTTGATGCATTCAGTAAGACTATAAAGTATGAGGGATTTGGAGCTTTATACAAGGGCTTAGTCCCCAATTCAGTCAAG GTGGTCCCTTCCATTGCCATTGCCTTCGTGGCATACGAGATGGTCAAGGATTTTCTTGGAGTTGAAATGAGAATATCTGATTGA
- the LOC127123892 gene encoding uncharacterized protein LOC127123892, which yields MVAANNRNSLTNRVMKNVKWNLHENGWIRLNTNGAFKKIENIDECGGLFRNKDAEFWGLLEGLEMARRLGINNLEVHIDSNVIVSLFNKIGNGKPFGEGLVKKIGGLLR from the exons ATGGTAGCGGCTAACAATAGAAATAGTCTTACTAATAGAGTGATGAAGAATGTGAAGTGGAATCTACATGAGAATGGATGGATTCGTCTTAATACAAATGGTGCCTTCAAGAAAATAGAAAATATTGATGAGTGTGGAGGTTTATTTAGGAATAAGGATG CTGAATTTTGGGGTCTATTGGAAGGGCTAGAAATGGCGAGAAGACTAGGAATCAATAATTTGGAAGTGCATATAGACTCAAATGTTATTGTAAGTTTGTTTAATAAGATAGGTAATGGTAAACCGTTTGGAGAGGGTCTTGTGAAGAAGATTGGAGGGTTGTTGCGCTGA